Genomic DNA from Candidatus Neomarinimicrobiota bacterium:
CGGGATTACAGTCGGCAGTGTAACGGTGACTGTCACCGACAACGACCTGCCAGAGATCATCATCAACGAGATTCATTACAATCCGAACGATGATGGGAATTATCCTGATACTGACTACGAATTCCTTGAATTATATAACAATGAGAACAGCTCTGCGGATATAAGCGATTACACATTCACGGCCGGTATTACGCATACGTTTGCATCAGGGAGCACGATTGCGGCCGGCGGATATCTTATTCTTGCCAAGAATTCCGCCAGCTACTCAGGGAGCACCCAGTGGACGACCGGTACACTCACCAATACGGGGGAGAAGATAGAACTGTCCAGCGCCGCCCCTGAGGGTACAGTCATTGATTCGCTTACTTACGGTTCAAGCTCGCCGTGGGCCACGGCGGCGAACGGCGACGGCTCCAGCTTGGAGCTGATTAATGCGAATCTCGATAATTCTTTCTCTGCAAGCTGGAAAGCGTCCTCATCCTCCAACGGAACTCCCGGTGCGCAGAACAGTGTTTATGAATCGGACACTAAACCGCTCATCTATAACATATCCCGATCGCCAACCGTGCCTGCGGCAACTGAGGATGCTGCCGTCACTGTCACGGTAACTGACGACGGCTCTCTTACGGCGGTGATGCTCGGTTACAGTCAGAACGGCGGCACTCAGCAGGAAATAGCCATGACCGCCAGCGGCAGTTCCTATGCGGCAACATTGCCCACGAGCGGATTTGCCGACGGGGATCGCATCAGTTATACCGTCACAGCCACCGATAACAGTTCGCAGAGTTCCGTCAGCGACACCTTCGGTTTTTTTGTCGGTACTACAACAGTGGCATCTTTGCGGCAAGGTGACAGCAACGGCGAACCACTCTACAAGGATTACTATGCTCGAGTTGAAGGTGTAGCTACCGTGGCCAGTGGCGTCTTCTCAACTTATCTGAATGTGTATCTCCAGGATGCGGGCGGCGCTATTAATGTGGTGGACTACAGTTCTACCTCCACTGCCGTCACTCAAGGTAACAGTTATACAGCCGTGGGCAATGTCACACATTCGAACGGCAATCTCTGGCTGGTACCCGATAACGCTTCGGCTGATATAACTGACAACGGCGTCGGCACCCCCCCCTCCCCGCAGGTAAAGAGTATCAGTGGGCTTCTGGCAGATGCCGAGGCAAGTGAAGGCTTGCTGGTGACAATCGAAAATGTGAGCAAGGGCGAGGGGAGTGATGACTGGCCCGCCTCGGGCAATAATGGATCACTCACCATCACTGACGACGGCGGGACAAGTAAGCTGACGCTGTTCATAGACAGCGATACCGATGCTGATGAACTGACAGGGCCGGCCTATCCGGTTGACTTGACCGGCATCTTTTACCAGTATGACACCTCTTCACCCTATGATGGAAGGTATCAGATCAGCCCCCGCGCCTCGAATGATATTTCAAGGACGCAGCCGACCACAGCTGTAACTTTCGCTACCACGACTCTGTCGGTTCAAGAAAATGACGGCAGTTTCGAGGTGACTACAAGTATATCAAATCCAAGTTCCGTTAGTGCTACTTCCGTTAAGATAATTCTGAAAAGTGGTGAAGCTTCTCTCATCAGCAGTGACACCAGCAAGACGATCACTTTTGCGGCCGGTAGTTCTGAATCTCAGAGTGTGCAGTATACGGTGGTTGATGATGTCGTTTACACGAGCAGCAGAACGCTTCAGTTTGTCTTGAGAAGTGTCAGCGGTGAGTACGGTGCGTCCATCGCAGCCGACAGTATTGTCACCGTTTCCTTTCTTGATGATGAACCTCCGCCCGGTACCGTTTTGCAGTTCGCGGCTCTCGCTGCAGATGTGGATGAGGGTGCCGGGAGCACTACCATTGCTGTTTCAATCACCGAGCCCAGCGCCACTGAGGCCACCACCGTGGAGGCGATTCTGTCAGGCGGGACGGGCAGCGCCGCTGACGTGGGAGACTACAGCACGCAGTCACTCACCTTTTCTGCCGGATCATCTGAGAGTCAGTCGCTTTCGCTCACTGTTACGGACGATGAAAACTTTGAAGGAGATGAGACAGTAATCTTCACGCTTAGAAATGCTGCGGGTGGGAACAGCGCCTCAGTGGGAAATGACAGCACGTTTACACTTACTATCAGGGAAAACGATCAGCAGACGGTTGTCTACTTCGCAACGACGGAAACGACCGTTGTGGAAGGGATAGATTCCACTGCCGTGCTGACATTGGGGATCCTGAATCCCGGCACCGCCGCCACGACAGTAGATATAAAACTGAAGAGCGGTGACGCCTCTGATATGAACAGCTATATTGTCCAGGCCGTCACTTTTCCCGCAGGCAGCCTTGACAGTCTGAACATTGCTATACCGATAACTGACGACAGCGAGGTGGAGCCGGGGGAAATTGTGGTACTGGCACTTCGTAATCCGTCCGGGGGCAATGCAGCCGCGGTGGGACAGGACAGCTGCTTGACAGTGACAATTCTTGATAACGATATTTACAATATTGTCATCAACGAAATTCACTACAACCCGAGCTCAGCACAGGGGAGTGATGATGATTTCGAGTTTCTCGAGCTCTATAACGCTGGCATTCAGACGGCCTATCCTGAAATGTATTTTTTCCATGCGGGGGTGCAGTATGTTTTCACATCATCGGATTCCATTCTCCCGGGTGGTTACATGGTGCTGGCCTACAATGGGGCGTCGTACGCGGGTAGCAGAGAGTGGACGTCGGACGGATTGAAAAATGACGGCGAGAATATTGTTATTATGAATGAAGGGGGAATAGTTATCGATTCAGTCAGCTACGGACGCAGTAGTCCATGGCCCGCGGCGGCGAACGGTACGGGCCCCTCCCTCGAGCTGAGAAACCCGTTTCTCGACAACAGTCTCCCTTCAAACTGGCTCTCCAGCAGCATTGATAGCGGGACCCCCGGCGCGTGTAACTCACAGACGTCATTCCCGCCCACTCCTTTCAGTATGAAGTCACCATCACACCTGGCGTTACTCGAAATTACAGATGAAACCATAAATGACAGCCTGCTGTTTGACTGGACCGTCTCTGTTGATCCCGATAGCGACGCTGTCACCTATGACCTGGCGTTGGAAGGGGAGAACTTCCTGCTCTCTTTCCCAGCCGTCACGGACACTTTCCAGCAGGTGGCCCACTTAGATATCTATAGTGCCATGGATCAGAGCCGTCTGGCGCACTGGAGAGATACGTCGGAGATATCACTTGAGTGGACTGTGATTGCCAGCGACCGGGAAGACAGTACACTGGCTGAAAACGGACCCTTCGAGCTACTGGTGAGAGAGAATGTTCTGGCGGCGTATGAAGCGCTTCCGCTGCCGGAATCTTTCGCACTCTATCAGAACTATCCCAACCCGTTCAACCCTTCCACCACAATCAGCTATGACCTGCCACAACAAGCTCAGGTCACCCTTGATATTTTTGATATAATGGGTAAACAGACAAAGACTCTGGTCAACCAGCCACAGGATGCTGGATTCAGAACAGCTGTCTGGGACGGTACTGATGAGTTGGAGAGGACTGTGAGTGCCGGTGTCTACCTGTACCGGATACGGGCTGGGGAGTTCAGCCAGACACGGAAGATGCTGTTATTGAAATGAAAAAGTCCCTCGCCATACTGCTCCTACTTCTAAGCTTCATATCAACACAAGAGTTCGGGAAGTTCAGGCACGGTTTAATTGAACCAGTAAGATATTTTGGCTACTAGTGCTTTGTCCTTGGTGCGGAAATCATCCGGATAAGAATTATTAGTATAAACAATAAACAGATCGGATACCGGCGCAAAACGCCACTGGAAGCGCAAATTCACATTAACGTTGTCAGCCTGATCATTGTATTGAACAAAAGTGGTGAGAAATAATTTATTAGTGAAGGTTAGATCCAGTCGCGGCCCAATCAATAGAAAGGCCATACTTTCAAAAGGTTCGGGCAGATCAATCTTGTCATAAGTCGTAGATATGGATAGGTTTACATAAGGCTGCACCCGATAATTAATTGTACCGTTAAGAGAAAACTTGTTGCCGTTATAGTAACCTCCGTACCGGATATTGGAAGTAAAGTTGAGTGTTTTTCGGGCATCAGATTCGTAGTTCAATGAAAATTCATTCCAGTTGTATGCACTGCCGGCTGCAAGTGTATCACCGCCTGTATTAGTTGGGTCAAACGGGGCGAGTAATTTTACAAAACCGCGTTCTAGTTCTGCTGACAACTTGCTCCGGTCCAGCCAGTTGATTATGTATTGTAGTTCAAGTTCTCGATCCATTGTTTTGAGGTCCTCATCCAATACATTATCAAATCTAAATGTTGGTCCATGATTAAGTATTTTCCCTTCATTGGGGTAAAATTTGTATTCTAAATGTGGTCCAAAACGGTGGAACCCAGCCCGCTTTACAAAACCTACATCAGCTTGGAAATCTGCGCCGACAAAAGAATAGCCCATATGGGAAGATATTGTGCCGTTATTATATTTGATTGAAGTAGCTGCTGCGAACGCTTTATCACCGGCATTCTTGTATATTGCTTGGTGAAAAAAAGTTTTCCCTGTCCAAAGGTTGTCCGCACTGGCCAGGTTAAAATCAATACCGCCAACCCGGTTATACGAATTTTCGCTGCCATTTGCATTCTCTTGCAGGTCAGATTCCTTATTTACTAGGAATATGCTTAAACTGGAACGTGTAAGTATCTTTCGCTGCAGTGTTGCTACAGTAAAGTTGCTGGCCGGGGCTTCC
This window encodes:
- a CDS encoding lamin tail domain-containing protein; translation: MISPSRGQTTYLSEDFEDGDISGWTEGQSGDWTVSTSTPITGSYSLKHNLSSTAAESYVSHALTSLNLASGTTTWKFNLKNGSWDPSGSNRFWAYLIANETNIGGSTVDGYAVGVNLTGTDDILTLWKVTDGAADGAVVTSSLDWGSSDLIGIEVTRNSSGTWELKFDSDGGFDNQTSAGTGSNTDYTTTSYFGLFYDFTSSRAGKLRMDDITVSQTAASNNTSVQFTSSSASVAESVGTYDITVSITNEDASNATTVELALTGGTASNGSDITTYSTQTLTFPANSSTNQTTTVTISDDSSLEGDGTLIFQLQNVSGGNSAEIGPTSQFTLTIQDNELIINEVHADPDATNGDANGDGTVSTADDEFVELVNNSGAGIDMSDWTVSDGVGVKHTFASGTTLKTGQGMVVFGGGTPTGTFGGSLTTTASSGSLSLNNSGDDVVVKNGSGTVMSSYTYGSEGGDNQSITRDPDLTGSFVKHSTANGANSALFSVGTKISGSAFVGIVTVTESDGSTQVTEGGSTDSYTIVLDAPPSSDATISVSPDAQTSVSPAFLTFTSSNYSTAQTVTVTAVDDGTVEGNHSSTISHTASSDDTNYNGLSMSAITATVVDNDAAGVTVTESGSGTAVTEGGSTDSYTVVLNSAPSSDVTVAVSVSGGEITASSSSLTFTSANYNTAQTVTVTAVDDSDYEGSHSATITHSASSSDSNYDGITVGSVTVTVTDNDLPEIIINEIHYNPNDDGNYPDTDYEFLELYNNENSSADISDYTFTAGITHTFASGSTIAAGGYLILAKNSASYSGSTQWTTGTLTNTGEKIELSSAAPEGTVIDSLTYGSSSPWATAANGDGSSLELINANLDNSFSASWKASSSSNGTPGAQNSVYESDTKPLIYNISRSPTVPAATEDAAVTVTVTDDGSLTAVMLGYSQNGGTQQEIAMTASGSSYAATLPTSGFADGDRISYTVTATDNSSQSSVSDTFGFFVGTTTVASLRQGDSNGEPLYKDYYARVEGVATVASGVFSTYLNVYLQDAGGAINVVDYSSTSTAVTQGNSYTAVGNVTHSNGNLWLVPDNASADITDNGVGTPPSPQVKSISGLLADAEASEGLLVTIENVSKGEGSDDWPASGNNGSLTITDDGGTSKLTLFIDSDTDADELTGPAYPVDLTGIFYQYDTSSPYDGRYQISPRASNDISRTQPTTAVTFATTTLSVQENDGSFEVTTSISNPSSVSATSVKIILKSGEASLISSDTSKTITFAAGSSESQSVQYTVVDDVVYTSSRTLQFVLRSVSGEYGASIAADSIVTVSFLDDEPPPGTVLQFAALAADVDEGAGSTTIAVSITEPSATEATTVEAILSGGTGSAADVGDYSTQSLTFSAGSSESQSLSLTVTDDENFEGDETVIFTLRNAAGGNSASVGNDSTFTLTIRENDQQTVVYFATTETTVVEGIDSTAVLTLGILNPGTAATTVDIKLKSGDASDMNSYIVQAVTFPAGSLDSLNIAIPITDDSEVEPGEIVVLALRNPSGGNAAAVGQDSCLTVTILDNDIYNIVINEIHYNPSSAQGSDDDFEFLELYNAGIQTAYPEMYFFHAGVQYVFTSSDSILPGGYMVLAYNGASYAGSREWTSDGLKNDGENIVIMNEGGIVIDSVSYGRSSPWPAAANGTGPSLELRNPFLDNSLPSNWLSSSIDSGTPGACNSQTSFPPTPFSMKSPSHLALLEITDETINDSLLFDWTVSVDPDSDAVTYDLALEGENFLLSFPAVTDTFQQVAHLDIYSAMDQSRLAHWRDTSEISLEWTVIASDREDSTLAENGPFELLVRENVLAAYEALPLPESFALYQNYPNPFNPSTTISYDLPQQAQVTLDIFDIMGKQTKTLVNQPQDAGFRTAVWDGTDELERTVSAGVYLYRIRAGEFSQTRKMLLLK